A single window of Camelus ferus isolate YT-003-E chromosome 7, BCGSAC_Cfer_1.0, whole genome shotgun sequence DNA harbors:
- the KCP gene encoding kielin/chordin-like protein isoform X10, which produces MARAAAALLSVVLQLTGLALAPATGRGGAVPREPPGLADIHDYQPQAQLHIPSPAGGPWERWHPLEERLGRLEAEMMELRDQNKDLQGRVRQLESCECHPAPPQCWGLGRAWPEGAHWEPDACTACICQDGAARCDPKPGLPYCHGCSHDGQAYGNGETFSIDACTTCRCLEGAITCTQKPCPRGPCPKPGACCPHCEPAQGCTEGGSYQEHGQEWTTPGDPCRICQCREGHIQCRQRECASLCPYPARPLPGTCCPVCDGCFLNGQEYRSGEPVGSGDPCSHCRCANGSVQCEPVPCLPTPCRHPGRIPGECCPVCDSCEYQGHQYQSQETFSLQERGRCVRCSCQVGSPTISRPRSVSSLEGLSPSLPPRPARSPVRSRSAQSSPAPFLTLAPSSAQPACLMERSFLRGSSGSLMVSPAPPAPVKLGCLCVGLCYAPRPPASTPPSSLVSAPPRSSFLPFFAQPTLTSWVLINLPHSGACCPSCESCTYHGQMYANGQNFTDADSPCHTCRCEDGTVTCSLIDCPPTTCARPQSGPGQCCPRCPDCNLEKEVFVDGESFSHPGDPCQECQCHEGHAHCRPRACPRASCAHPLPGVCCQNNCNGCAFGGKEYPSGADFPHPSDPCRLCRCLNGNVQCLARRCPPVPCPEPTLLPGECCPQCPATFSDCPRPGGEVPARHQEQFSPPDDPCRRCLCLDGSLSCQRLPCPPAPCAHPRQGPCCPSCDGCLYQGKEFASGDRFPSPTAPCHVCLCWEGSVSCETRACAPARCPFPARGDCCPTCDGCEYLGESYLSSQEFPDPREPCNLCTCLGGFVTCGRRPCEPLGCSHPLTLSGHCCQTCQGCLYHGVTAAPGETVPDPLDPTCSLCTCQEGSMRCQKKPCLPALCPHPSPGPCFCPVCHNCLSQGREHQDGEEFEGPTGSCEWCRCQAGRVSCVRLQCPALPCPLQVTEPGSCCPRCRGCLVHGEEHPDGSSWEPPDSPCSSCMCHEGVITCARVQCVTSCAQPRQGPSDCCPRCSDCEHEGQKYEPGESFQPGADPCEVCICELQPEGPPSLRCHRQQCPSLVGCPVSQLLPPGPQRCCPTCAQALSHCTEGLLGSEMASPDPCYTCRCQDLTWLCTHRACPELSCPLLERHALPGSCCPVCRECVVEAEGRTVADGESWRDPSNACITCTCHRGHVECRLEECQALSCPHGWTKVREAGRCCERCQAPAESCAHQGRQVASGERWAVDACTRCSCVAGTVRCQSQRCPPLSCGPDEAPALSPGSCCPRCLPRHASCMAFGDPHYRTFDGRLLHFQGSCSYVLAKDCRGGNFRWMGARWICPFSRSRCCTWSFGDAR; this is translated from the exons ATGGCCAGGGCAGCGGCTGCTCTGCTGTCCGTTGTCCTGCAGCTCACAGGCCTGGCACTGGCCCCGGCGACGGGCAGGG GTGGGGCCGTCCCCAGGGAGCCCCCCGGGCTTGCTGACATCCATGACTACCAGCCGCAGGCACAGCTCCACATTCCTTCTCCTGCTGGGGGCCCCTGGGAGCGGTGGCACCCCCTGGAGGAGCGGCTGGGCAGGCTGGAGGCTGAGATGATGGAGCTCAGAGACCAG AACAAAGACCTGCAGGGGAGGGTGAGGCAGCTGGAGTCCTGTGAATGccacccagctcctccccagtgctgggggctggggcgggcCTGGCCCGAGGGGGCTCACTGGGAGCCTGACGCCTGCACGGCCTGCATCTGCCAGGACGGGGCTGCACGCTGTGACCCCAAGCCCGGCCTGCCCTACTGCCATG GCTGCAGCCACGATGGTCAGGCCTATGGCAATGGGGAGACCTTCTCCATAGACGCCTGCACCACCTGTCGCTGCTTG GAAGGAGCCATTACCTGCACTCAGAAGCCATGCCCCAGAGGACCCTGCCCGAAGCCGGGGGCCTGCTGCCCGCACTGCGAGCCAG CCCAAGGCTGCACAGAAGGTGGTTCTTACCAGGAGCATGGCCAAGAGTGGACCACACCTGGGGACCCCTGTCGGATCTGCCAGTGCCGG GAGGGCCACATCCAGTGCCGCCAGCGAGAATGTGCCAGCCTGTGCCCATACCCTGCCCGGCCCCTCCCGGGCACCTGCTGCCCCGTGTGTGATG GCTGTTTCCTAAACGGGCAGGAGTACCGCAGCGGGGAGCCCGTGGGCTCTGGGGACCCCTGCTCGCACTGCCGTTGTGCT AATGGGAGTGTCCAGTGTGAGCCTGTGCCCTGCCTGCCCACGCCCTGCAGACACCCAGGCAGGATCCCCGGGGAGTGCTGCCCAGTCTGTGACA GCTGCGAGTACCAGGGACACCAGTATCAGAGCCAGGAGACCTTCAGCCTCCAAGAGAGGGGCCGCTGTGTCCGCTGCTCCTGCCAGGTAGGCAGTCCCACCATCTCACGCCCCAGATCTGTCTCGTCCCTTGAAGGCCTctcacccagcctccctcctAGACCGGCGAGGTCTCCTGTGAGGAGCAGGAGTGCCCAGTCGTCCCCTGCACCCTTCCTGACTctggcccccagctctgcccag CCTGCGTGCTTGATGGAGAGGAGTTTCCTGAGGGGGTCCAGTGGGAGCCTGATGGTCAGCCCTGCACCGCCTGCTCCTGTCAAGCTGGGGTGCCTGTGTGTGGGGCTTTGCTATGCTCCCCGGCCCCCTGCGAGcaccccacccagctccctggTGAGTGCCCCACCCCGATctagctttcttcctttctttgcccAGCCCACCCTGACTAGCTGGGTTCTGATCAACCTGCCCCACTCAGGTGCCTGCTGCCCCAGCTGTGAGAGCTGCACCTATCATGGCCAAATGTATGCCAATGGGCAGAACTTCACAGATGCAGACAGCCCTTGCCACACCTGCCGCTGTGAG GATGGGACCGTGACGTGCTCCTTGATCGACTGCCCTCCCACAACCTGTGCCAGGCCCCAGAGCGGACCCGGCCAGTGCTGCCCCAGGTGCCCAG ACTGCAACCTGGAAAAAGAAGTATTTGTGGACGGCGAGAGCTTCTCCCACCCCGGAGACCCCTGCCAGGAATGCCAGTGCCATGAAGGCCACGCCCACTGTCGACCTCgggcctgccccagggcctcctgTGCCCACCCGCTGCCTGGTGTCTGTTGCCAGAACAACTGCAATG gCTGCGCCTTTGGTGGGAAAGAGTATCCCAGTGGGGCAgatttcccccacccctctgACCCCTGCCGCCTGTGTCGCTGTCTG AACGGCAACGTGCAGTGCCTGGCCCGCCGCTGCCCACCCGTGCCTTGTCCAGAGCCCACCCTGCTGCCGGGAGAGTGCTGCCCGCAGTGCCCCG CCACCTTTTCTGATTGCCCTCGGCCCGGGGGCGAGGTCCCCGCCCGCCACCAGGAGCAATTCTCCCCGCCCGACGACCCCTGCCGCCGCTGCCTCTGTCTGGATGGCTCCTTGTCCTGCCAGCGGCTGCCCTGCCCGCCCGCGCCCTGCGCCCACCCGCGCCAggggccctgctgcccctcctgcGACG GGTGCCTGTACCAGGGGAAGGAGTTCGCCAGCGGGGATCGCTTCCCTTCACCCACTGCCCCGTGTCACGTCTGCCTCTGCTGGGAGGGCAGCGTCAGCTGCGAGACCAGGGCCTGTGCCCCTGCACGGTGCCCCTTCCCTGCCAGGGGTGACTGCTGTCCTACCTGTGACG GCTGTGAGTACCTAGGGGAGTCCTACCTGAGCAGCCAGGAGTTTCCGGATCCCCGAGAGCCCTGCAATCTGTGTACCTGCCTTGGAGGCTTCGTGACCTGTGGCCGCCGGCCCTGTGAGCCTCTGGGCTGCAGCCACCCCCTCACCCTGTCTGGGCACTGCTGCCAGACCTGCCAGG GATGCCTCTATCATGGGGTCACTGCTGCCCCTGGAGAGACCGTTCCGGACCCACTTGACCCCACCTGCTCCCTCTGCACCTGCCAG GAAGGTTCCATGCGCTGCCAGAAGAAGCCGTGTCTTCCAGCTCTCTGCCCTCacccctctccaggcccctgcttctgccctgtTTGCCACA ACTGCCTCTCCCAGGGCCGGGAGCACCAGGACGGGGAGGAGTTTGAGGGgcccacaggcagctgtgagtgGTGTCGCTGTCAGG CTGGCCGGGTCAGCTGTGTGCGCCTGCAGTgcccggccctgccctgcccgctccaggtcacagagccagggagCTGCTGCCCTCGCTGCAGAG GCTGCCTGGTTCATGGGGAGGAGCACCCTGACGGCAGTAGCTGGGAGCCTCCCGAcagcccctgctcctcctgcaTGTGTCACGAGGGTGTCATCACCTGTGCCCGCGTCCAGTGTGTCACCTCCTGTGCCCAGCCCCGCCAGGGTCCTAGTGACTGCTGCCCTCGATGTTCTG ACTGTGAGCATGAGGGTCAGAAGTATGAGCCTGGGGAGAGCTTCCAGCCTGGGGCAGACCCCTGTGAAGTGTGCATCTGTGAG CTGCAACCTGAAGGGCCTCCCAGCCTTCGCTGTCACCGCCAGCAGTGTCCCAGCCTGGTGGGCTGCCCTGTCAGCCAGCTCCTGCCCCCTGGGCCCCAGCGCTGCTGCCCCACCTGTGCCC AGGCGCTGAGTCACTGCACGGAGGGCCTGCTGGGGTCTGAGATGGCCTCACCAGACCCCTGCTACACCTGCCGGTGCCAG GACCTGACTTGGCTCTGCACTCACCGGGCCTGTCCTGAACTCAGCTGCCCTTTGCTGGAGCGCCATGCCCTCCCTGGGAGCTGCTGCCCCGTGTGCAGGG AATGTGTGGTGGAGGCTGAGGGCAGGACAGTGGCAGACGGAGAGAGCTGGCGGGACCCCAGCAATGCCTGTATCACCTGCACCTGCCAT CGGGGCCACGTGGAATGCCGCCTCGAGGAGTGCCAGGCTCTCTCCTGTCCCCACGGCTGGACGAAGGTGCGGGAGGCTGGCAGGTGCTGTGAGAGATGCCAAG ccCCCGCCGAGTCGTGCGCGCACCAGGGCCGGCAGGTGGCCTCCGGGGAGCGCTGGGCCGTGGACGCCTGCACCCGTTGCTCCTGCGTGGCCGGCACCGTACGCTGCCAGAGCCAGCGCTGCCCGCCGCTCTCCTGCGGCCCC GATGAGGCCCCCGCCCTGAGTCCCGGCAGCTGCTGCCCCCGCTGCCTGCCCCGGCACGCTTCCTGCATGGCCTTCGGAGACCCCCATTACCGCACCTTCGACGGCCGCCTGCTGCACTTCCAGGGCAGCTGCAGCTACGTGCTGGCCAAGGACTGCCGTGGAGGGAACTTCAG GTGGATGGGAGCCCGGTGGATTTGCCCTTTCTCCAGGAGCCGCTGCTGTACGTGGAGCTTCGGGGACGCACGGTGA